One stretch of Campylobacter sp. CCS1377 DNA includes these proteins:
- a CDS encoding MFS transporter, whose translation MLNNVLPLSFIVGTRFFGLFIVLPVLSLYALELKNANEFLVGLLVGVYALTQMALQMPFGVLSDKIGRKKAMLIGLIIFIIGSLICSYADDIYTMLIGRMLQGAGAIGAVATAMISDFITEENRGKAMAIMGSFIGLSFAASMVISPLMSAKWGLSSLFDLSVALSLLCIILLFTVIPKEHKITHENSKTPFFHLIKQKNLALMNFTNFMQKMLMSIAFLSIPIILVKHLGFDENKLWIVYTASMIAGFLAMGFAGSLGEKRGLAKQILLLGIGFFILSYLLFVFANSISFFIIAVVIFFIGFNLHEPIMQSCASKFCKVHEKGAALGLFNAFGYAGSFVGGIVGGAFLHLDKLNILAVILVILAVIWLVALFYLKNPFEFKNLYLPLETPLNFSEFSKNLGIVDIYKNSKNLVIKYDICLINQKELEEKLNSIK comes from the coding sequence ATGCTAAATAATGTTTTACCTCTATCTTTTATCGTTGGAACAAGATTTTTTGGGCTTTTTATCGTTTTACCTGTACTTAGTCTTTATGCACTTGAACTAAAAAACGCAAATGAATTTTTAGTAGGACTTTTAGTGGGTGTTTATGCCTTAACTCAAATGGCTTTACAAATGCCTTTTGGAGTTTTAAGTGATAAAATTGGACGCAAAAAAGCCATGTTAATAGGACTAATCATTTTTATAATCGGCTCTTTAATCTGCTCATATGCAGATGATATTTATACTATGCTAATAGGCAGAATGCTTCAAGGTGCAGGAGCTATCGGAGCAGTGGCTACGGCCATGATAAGCGATTTCATTACCGAAGAAAATCGTGGCAAGGCCATGGCAATAATGGGATCTTTTATAGGACTTTCTTTTGCAGCTTCTATGGTGATTTCTCCTTTAATGAGTGCTAAATGGGGGCTATCTAGTCTTTTTGATTTAAGTGTAGCTTTATCACTTTTATGCATCATCTTACTTTTTACAGTCATTCCAAAAGAGCATAAAATCACCCATGAAAATAGCAAAACACCTTTCTTTCATCTCATTAAACAAAAAAATTTAGCCTTAATGAATTTTACAAATTTTATGCAAAAAATGCTTATGAGTATCGCGTTTTTGAGCATTCCCATTATTTTAGTTAAACATTTAGGTTTTGATGAAAACAAACTTTGGATTGTTTATACTGCTTCAATGATAGCAGGATTTTTAGCTATGGGTTTTGCTGGAAGTCTTGGAGAAAAAAGAGGCTTGGCAAAACAAATTTTACTTTTAGGTATAGGATTTTTCATACTCTCTTACCTTCTTTTTGTGTTTGCAAATTCCATTAGTTTTTTCATCATTGCTGTTGTGATCTTTTTTATAGGTTTTAATCTGCATGAACCTATCATGCAAAGCTGTGCTTCTAAATTTTGCAAAGTACATGAAAAAGGAGCTGCATTAGGGCTTTTTAATGCTTTTGGGTATGCTGGAAGTTTTGTGGGTGGCATTGTGGGTGGAGCGTTTTTACACCTTGATAAATTAAATATTTTAGCTGTGATTTTAGTGATTTTAGCTGTGATTTGGCTAGTGGCTTTGTTTTATTTAAAAAACCCTTTTGAATTTAAAAACCTTTATCTGCCTTTAGAAACACCTTTAAATTTTAGTGAATTTAGTAAAAATCTAGGCATTGTAGATATTTATAAAAACTCAAAAAATTTAGTTATAAAATATGATATTTGCTTGATAAATCAAAAAGAATTGGAAGAAAAATTAAATAGTATAAAATGA
- a CDS encoding MMPL family transporter yields the protein MLVKFFKFLITYPKSVFFGTLLICIILSSFAFKLEVDASAESLLLEDDKDLKIFREFSKHYKSDNFLMLSFKPKDEKLFSKENLDKLTQLHQELEQVKGVERVFSMINAPLLQSSSTQDLKELLKNIPTIQNKDINLTKAKEEFLNSPFYKNNIISKDAKTTALIIYLKADAKYLELIDLRDKALSESEKNHYRLALNKHQEKQNAITKQILNDIKLIQEKYKKSQDELYLGGVSMIADDMITYIKNDLLVYGASLAPLLALALWGFFKKLRLVIFPLFVCFISLFSVSGLFALMNFKITVISSNYVALMLIITLSVVIHLISHFTQLTHKFSHSKIQRLILASLLAKSKPSFYAILTTIIGFLSLMFSGIEPIIKLGIMMSLGISVSLVLSFVFFASLFMLLKPIAYPKNNFKLHLLQFCTHTCFHHRKTIYIISALIFILSLYGILQLRVENSFVNYFKDGSEIKEGLLVIDKNLGGTLPLDIIIKFKDQDQNITGNEFDSFENEFAFLAQQNTYWFNSHKTRIAKKVHEFLENKEFIGSVLSLNSLLSLGKSINNNQDLDDFALAFLNENLPDRFKQDLLSPFVNITHNELRFSLRIMDSHPLLQRAIFLKELENELNILLAKDEVSVHITGIMLLYNNMLQSLFKSQFNTLSFVILAIFVLFVLIFRSLKLSVIAIFSNIIALGVIFALMGLANLPLDIMSITIAAICIGIGVDDTIHYIYRFKKELRHNNLENAILKTHYSIGSALYYTSFSIVLGFSVMVSSNFIPTIYFGLLTLFIMMLLLLSSLILLPSLLITFRYKLF from the coding sequence ATGTTAGTCAAATTTTTTAAATTTTTAATCACCTACCCAAAAAGCGTATTTTTTGGCACTTTGCTTATATGTATTATTTTAAGCTCTTTTGCTTTTAAGCTTGAAGTGGATGCAAGCGCAGAAAGTCTTTTACTAGAAGATGATAAAGACTTAAAAATTTTTAGAGAATTTTCTAAGCATTATAAAAGTGATAATTTTCTCATGCTTTCTTTTAAGCCAAAAGATGAAAAACTTTTTAGCAAAGAAAATCTTGATAAACTCACGCAACTTCATCAAGAATTAGAGCAAGTAAAGGGCGTTGAGCGCGTCTTTAGTATGATAAATGCCCCTTTGCTTCAAAGCTCAAGTACACAAGATCTTAAAGAACTTTTAAAAAACATTCCTACCATACAAAATAAAGACATTAATCTCACAAAAGCTAAAGAAGAGTTTTTAAACAGTCCTTTTTACAAAAACAATATCATTTCAAAAGATGCCAAAACCACAGCCTTAATCATCTATTTAAAAGCAGATGCAAAATATTTAGAACTCATTGATTTAAGAGATAAGGCTTTAAGTGAAAGTGAAAAAAATCACTACCGTCTTGCCCTTAACAAACACCAAGAAAAACAAAACGCCATTACAAAACAAATTTTAAACGATATTAAACTCATACAAGAAAAATACAAAAAAAGTCAAGATGAACTCTATCTTGGCGGAGTCAGCATGATAGCTGATGATATGATTACTTATATTAAAAATGATTTGCTTGTTTATGGAGCGAGCCTAGCCCCACTTTTAGCTTTAGCTTTGTGGGGCTTTTTTAAGAAATTGCGTCTTGTGATTTTTCCTTTGTTTGTGTGTTTTATTTCTTTATTTAGCGTGAGTGGATTGTTTGCTTTAATGAATTTTAAGATTACGGTTATTTCATCAAATTATGTTGCCTTAATGCTTATCATCACTCTTTCTGTGGTTATACACTTGATTTCTCATTTTACCCAACTGACCCATAAATTTTCACATTCTAAAATTCAAAGACTGATCTTAGCAAGCTTGCTCGCTAAATCAAAGCCTAGTTTTTATGCTATATTAACAACCATTATTGGTTTTTTAAGTTTAATGTTTTCAGGCATTGAACCCATTATAAAACTTGGCATTATGATGAGTTTAGGTATTAGCGTGAGTTTAGTTTTATCTTTTGTCTTTTTTGCTAGTTTATTTATGCTTTTAAAACCTATTGCGTATCCAAAAAATAATTTCAAACTACACTTACTTCAATTTTGCACTCATACGTGTTTTCATCACAGAAAAACCATTTATATCATTAGTGCTTTAATTTTTATCTTATCGCTTTATGGTATTTTGCAACTTAGAGTGGAAAATTCTTTTGTGAATTATTTTAAAGATGGTAGTGAAATTAAAGAAGGCTTACTTGTGATTGATAAAAATTTAGGTGGAACTCTGCCTTTGGATATCATCATTAAATTTAAAGATCAAGATCAAAATATCACAGGAAATGAATTTGATAGTTTTGAAAACGAGTTTGCTTTCTTAGCTCAGCAAAATACCTACTGGTTTAATTCTCACAAAACGCGTATCGCAAAAAAAGTACATGAATTTTTAGAAAATAAAGAATTTATAGGCTCTGTTCTTAGCTTAAATAGTCTTTTGAGTTTAGGTAAAAGCATTAATAACAACCAAGATTTAGACGATTTTGCTCTAGCCTTTTTAAATGAAAATTTACCCGATCGCTTCAAGCAAGATTTATTGTCTCCTTTTGTGAATATCACGCATAATGAATTGCGTTTTAGCTTACGCATTATGGATTCTCATCCTTTGCTTCAAAGAGCAATTTTTCTTAAAGAGCTTGAAAACGAGCTTAATATTTTACTGGCTAAAGACGAAGTTAGTGTGCATATAACAGGCATTATGTTACTTTACAATAATATGCTTCAAAGTCTTTTTAAATCGCAATTTAACACTCTTTCTTTTGTGATTTTGGCTATTTTTGTGCTTTTTGTTTTGATTTTTAGAAGTCTTAAGCTTTCTGTGATTGCAATTTTTAGCAATATCATTGCTTTGGGCGTTATTTTTGCTTTAATGGGACTTGCTAATTTACCTTTAGATATTATGAGTATTACCATAGCTGCCATTTGTATAGGCATAGGAGTTGATGATACCATTCATTATATTTATCGCTTCAAAAAAGAATTAAGGCACAATAATCTAGAAAACGCCATACTTAAAACGCATTATTCCATAGGCTCAGCGCTTTATTACACAAGTTTTAGTATAGTGCTTGGTTTTAGTGTGATGGTAAGTAGTAATTTTATCCCAACCATTTACTTTGGGCTATTAACACTTTTTATTATGATGCTTTTGCTTTTAAGCTCTTTAATCTTATTGCCAAGCTTACTTATCACTTTTCGTTATAAACTTTTTTGA
- the mnmA gene encoding tRNA 2-thiouridine(34) synthase MnmA: MKILVAMSGGVDSTVTAYKLKNAGHEVIGCYMKLHGKPNYHEENIKKVEKVANFLQIPYHILDLQEDFKNKVYMPFVDTYKEGKTPNPCALCNRFIKLGKLLEFAKNLGCEKLATGHYARLENNLIKTAVDESKDQSYFLASADKEALKYLIFPLGEMKKEEVKKFASTIEILKSFATQKESSEICFVEDTYVQVLDQFMDTKIPGDVLDSSGKVVGKHEGYMHYTIGKRRGFEVRGAHEPHFVLKINPEQNQIIVGTKEELKINEFNLKNINLFIDAKELECEVKIRYRSKSTPCKVIINEDKSAKITLKESVYGLASGQMAVFYDDDKVIASGFIE, from the coding sequence ATGAAAATTTTAGTCGCTATGAGTGGTGGGGTTGATAGCACGGTCACCGCTTATAAACTTAAAAATGCAGGACATGAAGTTATAGGTTGTTATATGAAACTTCATGGTAAGCCAAATTATCACGAAGAAAATATCAAAAAAGTAGAAAAAGTTGCCAATTTTTTGCAAATTCCTTATCATATTTTGGATTTGCAAGAAGATTTTAAAAATAAAGTTTATATGCCTTTTGTAGATACTTATAAAGAAGGCAAAACACCTAATCCTTGTGCTTTGTGTAATCGCTTTATCAAGCTTGGAAAACTTTTAGAATTTGCTAAAAATTTAGGCTGTGAAAAACTTGCCACAGGACATTACGCAAGACTTGAAAATAATCTAATAAAAACCGCAGTAGATGAAAGCAAAGATCAAAGCTATTTTTTAGCTAGTGCAGACAAAGAAGCTTTAAAATATCTTATTTTTCCACTTGGTGAAATGAAAAAAGAAGAGGTAAAGAAATTTGCTTCAACTATAGAAATTTTAAAATCTTTTGCAACTCAAAAGGAAAGTTCTGAAATTTGCTTTGTTGAAGATACTTATGTGCAAGTTTTAGATCAATTTATGGACACAAAAATCCCAGGCGATGTGCTAGATAGTAGTGGTAAAGTCGTAGGAAAACACGAGGGCTATATGCACTATACCATAGGCAAAAGGCGTGGATTTGAAGTGCGTGGGGCTCATGAGCCACATTTTGTTTTAAAAATCAATCCTGAGCAAAATCAAATCATCGTTGGCACCAAAGAAGAGTTGAAAATCAACGAATTCAACCTAAAAAATATCAATCTTTTCATTGATGCAAAAGAACTTGAATGTGAAGTAAAAATCCGCTACCGCTCAAAATCCACACCTTGTAAAGTGATAATAAATGAAGATAAAAGCGCGAAAATCACTTTAAAAGAAAGCGTTTATGGACTTGCTAGCGGGCAAATGGCGGTATTTTATGATGATGATAAAGTTATAGCAAGTGGCTTTATAGAGTGA
- a CDS encoding TIGR00730 family Rossman fold protein, with protein MNTQILKDLEQFCQIPSFNKAVTFFGSARLKEDNFYYQQAKNLASLCVQNNFCVISGGGGGIMRAANEGALVEKKNTDFIASVGLNILLPHEQKLNDFVEYNITFESLAIRKMALIEKSLAFVVFPGGFGTLDELCEILTLKQLEFKKNVPIILFGSEFWQGFDEFVRNSLLELEVISKGDELKYKITDDVNFVINTLKEL; from the coding sequence ATGAATACGCAAATACTCAAAGATTTAGAGCAATTTTGTCAAATACCTAGTTTTAACAAAGCAGTTACATTTTTTGGTTCTGCAAGATTAAAAGAGGATAATTTTTACTATCAACAAGCCAAAAATTTAGCCAGTTTATGCGTCCAAAATAATTTTTGCGTCATTAGTGGTGGGGGTGGAGGCATTATGCGTGCAGCTAATGAAGGTGCTTTGGTAGAAAAAAAGAACACAGATTTTATCGCTTCTGTGGGACTTAATATTTTATTGCCTCATGAGCAAAAATTAAACGATTTTGTAGAATACAACATCACTTTTGAGAGCTTAGCCATACGCAAAATGGCTCTTATTGAAAAGAGTCTAGCTTTTGTGGTTTTCCCAGGCGGCTTTGGAACACTTGATGAATTGTGTGAAATTCTCACACTAAAACAACTTGAATTCAAAAAAAATGTTCCTATTATCTTGTTTGGGAGTGAATTTTGGCAAGGCTTTGATGAGTTTGTCAGAAATTCCTTACTTGAACTTGAAGTCATTTCTAAAGGGGATGAGTTAAAGTATAAAATTACTGACGATGTTAATTTCGTAATTAATACTTTAAAGGAACTTTAA
- the pyrC gene encoding dihydroorotase produces the protein MTLKNPLDMHLHLRDESMLELVAPLSAKDFRAGVIMPNLVPPICDLEGLKAYKMRIVKACGDENFTPLMTLFFKNYDEKFLQSAKDEIFGIKLYPAGITTNSDNGISSFDIEKLKPTLNTMSELNIPLLVHGETNDFVMDREANFAKIYEKLAKNFPKLKIVMEHITTKVLCDLLKDYENLYATITLHHLMITLDDVVGGKMDPHLFCKPIAKRYEDKDALCELAFSGYEKAMFGSDSAPHPLHTKECCGCAAGVFSAPVILPVLAELFEKHSNEANLQKFISDNACKIHNLKFEKDKIITLEKQEWQVAQKYGDVVPFMAGKTLNFKVAN, from the coding sequence ATGACACTTAAAAACCCACTAGATATGCACTTACATTTAAGAGATGAGAGTATGCTTGAACTTGTTGCACCTCTTAGTGCAAAGGATTTTCGTGCAGGCGTGATTATGCCAAATTTAGTCCCGCCAATTTGTGATTTAGAAGGTTTAAAAGCTTATAAAATGCGTATAGTAAAAGCTTGTGGGGATGAAAATTTCACTCCCTTAATGACACTTTTTTTTAAAAACTATGATGAAAAATTTCTTCAAAGTGCTAAGGATGAAATTTTTGGCATTAAGCTTTATCCTGCAGGTATTACTACCAACTCAGATAATGGAATTTCAAGTTTTGATATAGAAAAGTTAAAACCTACACTAAATACTATGAGTGAATTAAACATACCTTTGCTTGTGCATGGAGAAACAAATGATTTTGTAATGGATAGAGAAGCAAATTTTGCTAAAATATATGAAAAATTAGCTAAAAACTTTCCAAAATTAAAAATTGTAATGGAGCATATTACTACTAAGGTTTTGTGTGACTTGTTAAAAGATTATGAAAATTTATACGCAACTATCACTTTGCACCATTTAATGATAACGCTTGATGATGTAGTGGGTGGCAAGATGGATCCGCATTTATTTTGCAAGCCTATTGCAAAACGCTATGAAGATAAAGATGCTTTGTGTGAGCTTGCCTTTAGTGGCTATGAAAAGGCTATGTTTGGAAGCGATAGCGCACCTCATCCATTACACACTAAAGAATGCTGTGGATGTGCGGCTGGTGTATTTAGTGCACCCGTGATTTTACCTGTATTGGCTGAACTTTTTGAAAAACACTCAAATGAAGCAAATTTACAAAAATTTATTTCAGATAATGCTTGTAAAATTCATAATCTTAAATTTGAAAAAGATAAAATCATCACTTTAGAAAAACAAGAATGGCAAGTAGCGCAAAAATACGGCGATGTGGTGCCATTTATGGCAGGAAAAACTTTAAATTTCAAAGTCGCAAATTAA
- a CDS encoding helix-turn-helix transcriptional regulator, with the protein MKENFSNSSEEEILNFHKDISSKIREIREKKGISQLDLALDIGIKSVAFYSNCENNRYGKHFNLEHLYKICKSLKIQVKDLF; encoded by the coding sequence TTGAAAGAGAATTTTAGTAATTCCAGCGAAGAAGAAATTTTAAATTTTCACAAAGATATTTCAAGTAAAATTCGAGAAATCAGAGAGAAAAAAGGTATTTCACAGCTTGATTTGGCTTTAGATATTGGTATAAAATCAGTGGCTTTTTATTCAAACTGCGAAAATAACCGCTACGGAAAGCATTTTAATTTAGAGCATTTATACAAAATTTGCAAAAGCTTAAAAATTCAAGTCAAGGATTTGTTTTGA
- a CDS encoding ABC transporter substrate-binding protein, with protein sequence MKIFALLLILNLTCFALKLENISTTMQTNIDKSLQILSQSKGDKTLVAKDIFALFDEIFDYKLMARLSLGKFYEKLDKNEQEKYEKAFETSLKNSFTSKLTLYKDQILKVKKGEQKNEKRYFLSTSMMIDGEEKFVIFKFYNNQNDWLIYDVDVLGVSIVQTYRSQFEDHLKNEKLETLITKLENIKI encoded by the coding sequence ATGAAAATTTTTGCATTATTACTCATTTTAAATTTAACATGCTTTGCTTTAAAACTTGAAAATATTTCAACTACTATGCAAACTAATATTGATAAAAGTTTGCAAATTTTAAGTCAAAGCAAAGGTGATAAAACTTTAGTTGCAAAAGATATTTTTGCTTTATTTGATGAAATTTTTGATTATAAGCTTATGGCAAGATTGAGTCTTGGAAAATTTTATGAAAAATTAGATAAAAACGAACAAGAAAAATATGAGAAAGCCTTTGAAACAAGTTTAAAAAATAGCTTTACAAGCAAACTCACACTTTATAAAGATCAAATTCTTAAAGTCAAAAAAGGCGAACAAAAAAATGAAAAAAGATATTTTTTAAGCACCTCTATGATGATAGATGGGGAAGAAAAATTTGTGATTTTTAAATTTTATAACAACCAAAACGATTGGCTGATTTATGATGTTGATGTTTTGGGTGTTAGCATTGTGCAAACTTATAGATCGCAATTTGAAGATCATTTGAAAAATGAAAAGCTTGAAACTTTGATTACAAAATTAGAAAATATAAAAATTTAA
- the rdgB gene encoding RdgB/HAM1 family non-canonical purine NTP pyrophosphatase, with product MKILLATSNKHKVLEIKELLKEFEVYAFDEILKPFEIEEYGTSFKQNALIKARAVFDALNERQKNEFFVLSDDSGICVDILGGKPGIYSARFSGKGDDKSNRDELVKQMKEKGYKESKAHYMAAIAMVAFAGEFSVHGSMHGRVIDEERGENGFGYDSLFIPKGFDKTLAELSNDEKNQISHRFKALQNAKFILKNIKKVYNEK from the coding sequence ATGAAAATTTTATTAGCAACGAGCAATAAACATAAAGTCCTCGAAATAAAAGAGCTTTTAAAAGAATTTGAAGTTTATGCTTTTGATGAAATTTTAAAGCCTTTTGAGATAGAAGAGTATGGCACAAGTTTTAAGCAAAATGCTCTTATAAAAGCAAGAGCGGTTTTTGATGCTTTAAATGAAAGACAAAAAAATGAATTTTTTGTTTTAAGTGATGATAGCGGAATTTGTGTTGATATTTTGGGCGGTAAGCCAGGGATTTATTCTGCTAGATTTAGTGGCAAGGGAGATGATAAAAGCAACCGCGATGAGCTAGTAAAACAAATGAAAGAAAAGGGCTATAAAGAAAGTAAGGCTCATTATATGGCTGCCATTGCTATGGTTGCTTTTGCGGGTGAATTTAGTGTGCATGGCAGTATGCATGGGCGCGTGATTGATGAGGAAAGAGGTGAAAATGGCTTTGGCTATGATAGTCTTTTTATCCCAAAGGGTTTTGATAAAACCTTAGCCGAGCTTAGCAATGATGAAAAAAATCAAATTTCTCATCGTTTTAAAGCCTTACAAAATGCAAAATTTATTCTAAAAAATATCAAAAAAGTTTATAACGAAAAGTGA
- a CDS encoding DASS family sodium-coupled anion symporter, whose translation MEKKKIPMLLLCLLIVAIFYFTPAPMGLEENSWHFLGLFIAVIMAVILQVMPLGAVCLIAIAIVAITGITTPQSSIRETQIKTLQTIVMQDQSNSHKAAMDKAIQEVSLAALVEANTQKGLKAEVEAITSSSLHKDLQITELSKLYTKKTSATQNKKLLAESKIKALNELALKIMPQKQIDEKVNNAISKLKSKTGIKDALSGFSNSLIWLIVVSIIVARGVIKTGLGERLAYYFISIFGKKTLGIAYSIVFSETVLAPVTPSNTARAGAIINPIVQAISRSFKSTPEDGTQGKIGTYLSLVNFQANPISSTMFITATAPNPLVVDLVAQATNMDIHLSWAQWALGMFLPGIAAMLVMPLVIYFLAPPEIKSTPNASEFAKGKLKELGSMKRSEKIMLGVFLLLLALWAGALGLLFGISLDATTVALFGLSLVLLSGVLTFGEVLAEKAAWNTLIWFSALVMMATMLGKLGVTQFLAEQLGILASIMGLGEISIMFFLAIAFLYAHYFFASTTAHISAMFFVFYSAGLALGAPPLLYAFIMITAGNVMMALTHYATGTAPVIFGTNYVSLKKWWGVGFVISVVDMIVMISVGLLWWKVLGFY comes from the coding sequence ATGGAAAAAAAGAAAATTCCTATGTTGTTGCTATGTCTTTTGATTGTAGCAATTTTTTATTTCACTCCAGCTCCTATGGGTTTAGAGGAAAATTCTTGGCACTTTTTAGGGCTTTTTATTGCTGTAATTATGGCAGTAATTTTACAAGTAATGCCTTTGGGCGCAGTGTGTTTAATCGCCATTGCCATTGTTGCAATTACTGGCATTACCACTCCGCAAAGCTCCATTAGGGAAACGCAGATTAAAACCTTGCAAACTATAGTCATGCAAGATCAGTCAAATTCGCATAAAGCGGCTATGGACAAGGCTATACAGGAAGTAAGTTTGGCGGCTTTAGTGGAGGCAAACACACAAAAAGGTTTAAAAGCAGAAGTTGAGGCCATTACTTCATCATCTTTGCATAAAGATTTACAGATTACGGAGCTTTCTAAACTTTACACCAAAAAAACCTCTGCAACGCAAAATAAGAAACTTCTTGCAGAAAGTAAAATCAAAGCTTTAAATGAGTTGGCGCTTAAAATAATGCCTCAAAAACAAATCGATGAAAAAGTAAATAATGCCATCTCAAAACTCAAGTCAAAAACAGGCATTAAAGATGCGTTAAGCGGTTTTTCAAATTCACTCATTTGGCTCATTGTTGTTTCTATTATCGTTGCGCGTGGTGTGATTAAAACGGGGCTTGGCGAAAGGCTTGCTTATTATTTTATTAGTATTTTTGGTAAGAAAACTTTAGGAATTGCTTATTCTATTGTATTTAGTGAAACAGTTTTAGCCCCAGTCACTCCTTCAAACACTGCAAGAGCTGGAGCTATCATAAATCCTATCGTCCAAGCTATTAGTCGTTCGTTTAAATCCACTCCTGAAGATGGAACTCAAGGTAAAATTGGTACTTATCTTTCTTTGGTGAATTTTCAAGCTAATCCTATCTCTTCTACGATGTTTATCACAGCAACTGCGCCAAATCCTTTAGTCGTTGATTTAGTCGCTCAAGCAACGAATATGGATATACATTTAAGCTGGGCGCAATGGGCTTTAGGTATGTTTTTACCGGGTATTGCTGCTATGCTTGTTATGCCTTTGGTGATTTATTTCCTTGCTCCACCAGAAATCAAATCCACTCCAAATGCTTCTGAATTTGCAAAAGGAAAATTAAAAGAACTTGGCTCAATGAAACGCTCCGAAAAGATAATGCTTGGCGTATTTTTGCTTTTACTTGCTTTATGGGCTGGAGCTTTGGGCTTGTTGTTTGGAATTTCTCTTGATGCCACAACGGTAGCTTTATTTGGGCTTTCTTTAGTGCTTTTAAGTGGGGTTTTAACCTTTGGAGAAGTTTTAGCTGAAAAGGCAGCTTGGAATACTTTAATTTGGTTCTCAGCGCTTGTAATGATGGCAACCATGCTTGGAAAACTCGGCGTAACGCAGTTTTTAGCAGAGCAATTAGGAATTCTAGCGTCCATTATGGGCTTAGGTGAAATTTCTATTATGTTTTTCTTAGCCATTGCCTTTTTGTATGCACATTATTTCTTTGCCTCAACTACAGCGCACATTTCAGCGATGTTTTTTGTGTTTTATAGTGCAGGGCTTGCTTTAGGAGCGCCGCCACTTCTTTATGCTTTTATCATGATTACTGCAGGTAATGTTATGATGGCTTTAACACACTATGCTACAGGAACAGCTCCAGTAATTTTTGGGACAAATTATGTGAGTCTTAAAAAATGGTGGGGCGTTGGTTTTGTCATTTCTGTTGTGGATATGATAGTGATGATAAGTGTTGGACTTCTTTGGTGGAAAGTTTTAGGGTTTTATTAA
- a CDS encoding MlaA family lipoprotein, with product MFKKIIFLMLFNLTLAQANVNLDEFEQEYQKYQVNDPLSGYNKAMTSFNVTLYDYSFRPILKGYNAITPEFVRVGTRNFFDNLIFPLRFIGNVLQFKLANAGEEIKRFSVNTVFGFFGFIDAASKTGIQKHPADIGSVLAHWGVGNGFHIVLPVLGPSNLRDTLALSADWFLVPTAYIDPTWLSVGVSAYGFGNELSFRTDEIDEIYHNTPNLYPFLRDAYEQRRIKLSQ from the coding sequence ATGTTTAAAAAAATTATTTTTTTAATGCTTTTTAATTTAACTTTAGCACAAGCCAATGTAAATTTAGATGAATTTGAACAAGAATATCAAAAATATCAAGTCAACGATCCACTATCAGGATATAACAAAGCAATGACAAGTTTTAATGTGACTTTGTATGATTATAGTTTTAGGCCTATTTTAAAAGGCTATAATGCCATTACTCCTGAATTTGTGCGAGTGGGAACGAGAAATTTCTTTGATAATTTAATCTTTCCTTTAAGATTTATAGGCAATGTCTTGCAGTTTAAATTGGCTAATGCTGGGGAAGAAATTAAAAGATTTAGCGTTAATACCGTTTTTGGATTTTTTGGTTTTATTGATGCGGCAAGTAAAACAGGGATACAAAAACATCCTGCTGATATAGGAAGTGTTTTAGCACACTGGGGAGTTGGAAATGGTTTTCATATCGTTTTACCTGTGCTTGGACCTAGCAATTTAAGAGATACTTTAGCTTTAAGCGCTGATTGGTTTTTGGTGCCGACAGCTTATATTGATCCTACTTGGTTAAGCGTTGGAGTAAGTGCATATGGCTTTGGCAATGAACTCTCTTTTAGAACAGATGAAATCGATGAAATTTATCATAATACTCCAAATTTATATCCATTTTTGCGCGATGCTTATGAGCAAAGACGCATAAAACTTAGTCAATAA